The proteins below come from a single Papaver somniferum cultivar HN1 chromosome 11, ASM357369v1, whole genome shotgun sequence genomic window:
- the LOC113320944 gene encoding growth-regulating factor 3-like: MDYYHLRDWRNQQHESDHAAKIPRLFLDQPHQEAASESSSALPLFVPDHEHHHHHHHQQLGNRSIISNLSAFPDSTNTSRVSRMIGSFSLAQWQELELQALIFKYMLAGATVPSELLQPIVKKSLFNNPPPSPFFLHQQYQHYQPTMLQSGYWGRTSVDPEPGRCRRTDGKKWRCSKDVVSGQKYCERHMHRGRNRSRKPVEISTRPIITNNPSSSVTIASVGNSNGLIKSANNTTAPVAALPLTAMGNANKNGGNAFVISCGPSSNSSPSMDLLHLNQRYCESERRSNDSSVLGDDGRTDGQVLRHFFDDWPKKSQHQPTNGVGNRADGRTSSTCLSISIENGEEHPKPSSDFSLKLATGVEDESGKGNCRDERSQVMNWGGMSNSMGGGPLAEALRSSSNASSPTSVLHPPPQVSGSESSSIITK; this comes from the exons ATGGATTACTACCATCTAAGAGATTGGAGAAACCAACAGCATGAGTCAGATCATGCTGCAAAGATACCTAGACTCTTCCTTGACCAGCCACATCAAGAAGCCGCATCTGAATCTTCTTCTGCTCTTCCATTGTTTGTACCTGATCatgaacaccaccaccaccaccaccaccagcaacttGGCAATAGGAGTATTATCAGTAATCTGTCAGCATTCCCAGATTCAACAAATACTTCTAGAGTTTCCA GAATGATAGGTTCATTCAGTCTAGCTCAATGGCAAGAACTTGAACTGCAAGCTTTGATCTTTAAGTATATGCTGGCTGGTGCTACTGTTCCATCTGAACTCCTTCAACCTATTGTTAAGAAAAGCCTTTTCAATAATCCTCCTCcttctccattttttcttcaCCAACAATATCAGCATTATCAACCCACTA TGTTGCAATCAGGCTACTGGGGAAGAACATCAGTGGATCCAGAACCTGGTAGATGCAGAAGAACAGATGGTAAGAAATGGAGGTGCTCGAAAGATGTGGTGTCTGGTCAGAAATACTGCGAAAGACACATGCATCGAGGCCGTAACCGTTCAAGAAAGCCTGTGGAAATCTCAACTAGACCCATCATTACTAACAACCCGTCTTCCAGCGTTACTATTGCTTCCGTTGGCAATAGTAACGGTTTGATTAAATCAGCCAACAACACTACCGCACCTGTTGCAGCTTTGCCTTTAACAGCAATGGGTAATGCTAATAAAAATGGTGGAAACGCTTTTGTTATAAGTTGTGGtccttcttcaaattcttcaccTTCAATGGATCTGCTTCACCTAAACCAAAG ATACTGTGAGAGTGAACGGAGGAGCAATGACAGCAGCGTTCTTGGCGATGATGGTAGGACTGATGGACAAGTTCTCCGTCATTTCTTCGATGACTGGCCAAAGAAATCACAACACCAACCCACAAATGGAGTAGGCAACAGGGCCGATGGAAGGACTTCCAGCACCTGCCTCtctatatcaattgaaaatggGGAAGAACACCCTAAACCATCTTCGGATTTCTCACTGAAATTGGCAACAGGAGTTGAAGATGAATCAGGAAAAGGTAATTGTAGAGATGAGCGGTCACAGGTGATGAATTGGGGAGGAATGAGTAATTCCATGGGAGGAGGTCCGCTTGCTGAGGCTCTTCGATCATCCTCGAATGCTTCTTCACCAACCAGTGTCCTTCATCCACCTCCACAAGTATCTGGTTCTGAATCCAGTAGTATTATCACAAAATGA